The DNA segment TGCAAGCTGTCGATACCGCCGTTAAATCGCCGCTTGCCATTTCTGAACTTGCGCGCCACAAGCGCTTAAAGCCCAAGCCCGTCACACGCGGCGCGCAATCGAGACCCGGAATCATGATGCTCAACCAGCTTTCCTCCGGCGATCTCATTGCCGACCGCCGCGCCGAATATGCGCATATGCTCGCCGATAGCGGCGATCATATGGACGCGGCCGACCTAATGACCCAGGCGCTGGAGCTTGCGCCCGGCTGGGCGGCCGGCTGGTTCCGTCTCGCCGACTATGAGGAAAAATCCGGCCGCAAAGAGGCAGCCATCAGCGCCCTCAAAAAAGTTCTGACGCTCAATCCGGAGGATATGTTCGGGGCCGGTTTGAAACTCGCTCTTCTTGGCGATTCCGAAGCTCCCGGTCAGCCGTCAAGCCTCTACGTGGCGCAGCTGTTCGACGACTATGCCGGCCGCTTCGACAAGGCGCTTGTCGAAAAGCTCGACTATCGCGTTCCGGAAAAGCTGGAGGCTCTGATCGCCGAACATGCGGGCGGCATGCGGTTTACCGATGTGGCCGATCTCGGCTGCGGCACCGGCCTGTTCGGCGAGCGCATCCGCGCCAGGGCGGACCGTCTGGAAGGCTTCGACCTGTCTGCCAACATGCTGGCAAAGGCACAGGAAAAGGGCCTTTATGATCACTTAGCCCAAGCCGATCTTTCGCTGCCGCCGGAAACGTCCGGGCTGTTTTCCGGCATGCCGGAGCACCGCGCCGATCTGGTCAGCGCCGCCGATGTGCTGATGTATCTGGGCCGCCTCGACAGCGTCTTCGTCATCGCTCTACAGCTGATGGGACGCGCAGGCCTGTTTGCTTTTTCCGTCGAGGATGCCGGTGTGGAAGGCGATTTTATCTTGCGTCCATCGCTCCGCTACGCCCATTCCGAAACCTATATCCAGGGCCTCTGCAAACGCTTTGGACTCGAGATCGTCGCTGTCAGCAAAACACCCATTCGCAATGATGGCGGAAAACCTGTGCTTGGCATTCTGTTCCTTACGCGAAAACCGGCCTGAACGCAGTTTTCTTGCGAAGTTAAAATAGGTCAGCATTGCTTACATATTTTGCTTGATTGCGACAGGCAGAATCCGATAATTGCTGCACTGCACCCAGCCGTGATTATCAGAACGGCTGCGAGCGAACCTGCATTTTCAGTCCATCCCAACATCGCCGTCCGGGCTATCCGGGCGCGGCCTGGCCATCTTCGGAGAGTGTGACATGAGCATTATCAATGCCCTTGGCTTCTGGAATACCAGTGCTACGCGCCATACGCCGGTCGAGGATGTGCAGGGTATTTTTTCGGGCAGCCTGGTCGCTGCCCTTGGCCTTTACGTGCTCGCCAGCGCCGGTCTCCTGACGGGCAGCACCGCCGGGGTCGCCTTCCTGCTGCATTATGCGCTTGGCATCAATTTCGGCCTCGCCTTCTTCGTGCTCAACCTGCCGTTTTTCTACCTGTCGTGGAAGCGCCTCGGCATGGCCTTCACCGTGAAGACCTTCATTGCCATCGCCATTACCTCGGTCCTGACCAATCTGCAGGGTGATGTGTTCCAGATCGCCAATATCCACCCGGCCTGGGCGGCGCTGCTGGGCGGCGTTCTCCTGGGGTTTGGTGTTCTGGCGCTCTACCGCCACCGCGCCAGCCTTGGCGGCGTCGGCATCCTCGGCATTTATATGCAGGAGCGGTTCGGCATCCGCGCCGGTCTGGTGCAGCTTGCCATCGATCTCTGCGTGCTGGCCGCCGCCTTCTTCGTCACCACGCCGCCGGTCGTGTTCTATTCGGTACTGGGCGCAGTCGTGCTCAATCTGTTCCTGACCATCAACCACCGCTCCGACCGCTATATCGCTTTGTAAAACGCGCGTCCTCCAGGCGGAGGAGACGCCGCGTGCAAAGCGAGGTGACGAGGGGGCCGATGCGCATTTGTCGAACAATGCGCCGCGCCAATGCCAGGGCAGCACCGGCCGCCCCCTCGTCCAACCCTTTTATTCCTATTGATGTGAGAGCGGGACAAGCCCTTCCCGCTCCCCGGCGCTGCACCTGTTGCGGATGCGCAGCCCCGTAGCCGTTTTGCCGGTCAGGCGGCCTTTGCCACCTTGTCGACCGGATGCTGCGAGCGGAAGCTGACGGCCAGCCGGTTCCAGACGTTGATGGCGCCAATAGCAACCGTGATGTCGGTGATCTCCGCTTCGGAAAAATGCTCCTTCAGCGCGTTGAAGACGTCGTCCGGCGCGCCGGTCTGGGCAATGTTGGTGACGGCATCGACCCAGCCGAGCAGAGCCCGCTCGCGGACGTCATAAACCGGCGATTCACGCCAGACGCACAACAGGTTGATCCACTGCTCGCTCAGGCCGTCATGACGGGATTCCTTGACGTGCATATCGACACAGTAGGCGCAGCCATTGATCTGCGACGCGCGTAGCTTGATCAGGTGGATGAAACGGCGCTCAAGACCGCTCTCCTGGACATACTGCTCCAGAGCAGCGACGGCCTTGTAGGCGGCAGGCGAAACTTTGGCGAAGTTGAAACGCGTTTGCATGGGTCTTCTCCTGTGTTGATGGCTCAGCGAGCCGTTTTGCGCTCATGAAGTTCAAGGAAGGCGCAGCCTCTTGCTGCGATCGATCCGTCGTCGATCTCGGCCAATTGCACGCCGAGATCGGCAATTGTGGTCTTGGCCAGTTCCGCCCGGTAGACGCGCTCGGCCCTCAGCATGGTGGCCGAGATATTGCAGGGCTTGGAAAACAGGTGATTGCCGACGGGGTTCGGCCCGCGCTGGCGGATTTCATTGCAGCGAAAGGCCGGGGCCGGGCCTTCGACGGCAAGCACGATATCGAGCAGCGTGATCTTCTGCGCCGGACGCGCCAGCCGGTATCCGCCCTTGGGGCCCGGCACCGTATCGAGAATGCCGGCCCCCGACAGAGATTGCAGATGCTTGAGCAGATAGCTCGTGGAGACGCCATGAAACTCGGCGATTGCGGCGGCCGACAGGACCCCGCCTTCGGACAGGCCGGACAGCATCGCCACGCTGTGGATTGCTTGCTCGACCCCGTCACCCAGCTTCATTCTCTTGCCTCCGTTTTCTATCGTGGATAATTTATATCCATGATTATTCCGGCCGTCAAGCGGGGAAATCCGTCACAGCGCTTGCGTTCGCAAAACCTGAGGATAGAAGAGCAGGAGACTGGCGACGGGAACTATGACGATGATGGCGACACCTGCAAAATCGGCCTTTGCGGCCCTGATGAATTCAAGCGCCGAGCGGCATTCGATCGCCGACGACGCGCAGGGCGTGATCTCCGGCAGCATGCTCTGCGTGCTCGGGATTACGCTGTTTTCCAGCGCCGGACTGTTAACGGGCGGCACGCCGGGCATCGCCTTTCTCGTCCATTACGCGACGGGCTTCAGCTTCGGCGCCTGCTTCTTTGCGGTAAACCTGCCCTTCTACTACCTCGCCTTCCGCCGCATGGGCCTTGCCTTCACGGTCAAGACCTTCATCGCTGTCGCAATGACCTCGGCCATGTCCGAAGTGTTGCCGCGTGCGCTGGGGATCACCCAGATCGATCCGCTGATCGGCGCCCTGTTCGGCGGGCTTGTGGTCGGTGCCGGCCTCCTCGCCCTTTTCCGCCATCGCGCCAGCCTGGGCGGCATCGGCATTCTGGCGCTCTATCTGCAGGATCGTTTCGGCTGGCGGGCAGGCTTCACCCAGCTCGGTTTCGACGGGGCGATCGTTGCCTGCTCGTTCTTCCTTGCCAGCCCCTTCATCATCGCCTGTTCGATCGCGGGCGCCGTCGTCATGAACGTCACCTTGGCGATGAACCACCGCAAGGACCGCTATATCGCGATGTAATCACGCCGAGGCGTCGTGCTCCGCCAGGGGACGTCGAGGCACCCGGGAGGACTATCCAAAACGTATCCTATCCGTTCATGCTGTCCGGGCCGGGATCGTCACCGGCGGCGGCAATCGACATGCGGCGCAGATAATGGGCCCAGCCCTTTGCGTGATTGGCACGTTCCTTCTCGTCGGGCAGGCCACTATGGGTGAGCCGCACCAGCGTGCCGCCGTCCTTCTCGATCAGGTCGATTTCGATCAGGCCGGATTCCGGCGGCACCGTGTCATGGCCTTCCCAGCCGAAACTATAGGCCAGGCGGTGCACCGGGATGACCTCGGTAAACTGGCCTCTTGCGGTCTGCCGGTCGTTCATGCTGAGCAGATAGATGCCGCCGGGATGCGGCTCGATCGTCGCCGAGGTGCCCATCCAGCGCAAGATCTTGTCGGGATCTGTCAGAAACGCAAAAACCGTTGCCTGCGGCGCGGCGATCTGGATTTCACTGTGAAGCGTTTCCGTCATCGGGATGTCCTTCCAGTCTCACATTCAGGCCGCAATTTAAGCCGAACTGCCTGTTGCGCAAGATGCAAAATCTCGTGACAGCAGGCAGGCCCCACGGCATGATGGCCGCTATGCAACTGCCGTCTGCTCTCTCTTTCCTCGCCGATGCCGCGATCGACATGCCTGATGGCGATGCGTTCCTGACGGCGCTGGCCGCACGGCTTGTTGCCGATGGCTTGCCGCTGACCGGAGGTGCGCTGACGCAGGCAGCACCGCATCCCGTCATCGAGCGGCGCATCTGGCTCTGGCGGGCGGATACCGGACGGGTGATCGAGGCGCTGGGACTGACGGGTGCCTTTGGTCCCGCCGCAGTCCAACCCGCTGATATCGGCCGCAGCGATATCGCGAAGACTGACATCGCCGGTGCTGACAGCGCCCGTACTGACATCGGAAAGCGGACTGACATCGCACAGACTTGGCTGGCAGGCCTCGGCACCCCCAGCATTCAGGAGGAGGCCGCCGGTGGCGCGACGCTCGCCTGGTCGGCAAACCGGCCATTCACCCCGGATGAGGCAGACCTTTTACGCGAAGTCGCACGCTTTGCGGCAGCGCCGCTTGCCGTGCTTGCTGCCCGCTCAACGCTCTCAGCGCTTTTGACGACCTATCTCGGCCGCCGCAGCGCCGCGCAGGTGCTGGCCGGACGTTTGCGGCGCGACCCGGGAGAGACGATCCGGGCCGCTCTTCTGTTTGCCGATCTGCGCGGCTTTACCGAATTGTCGGAGACAACGGACGCAAAAGAGGTGATCGCAGCGCTCGACGCCTGGTTCGACCGCGTCGCGGGCGCCGTCCATGCCTTTGGCGGCGAGGTGCTGAAATTCATCGGCGATGGGGTTCTGGCAATCTTTCCGGTCGGCGAGCGCGGCGCGACAGCCGCCTGCGACGCCGCTTTGCGCGCGGTATCTTCCGCACGCGCTGGAATGGATCACCTCGATAAAGTCCGCTCTGCGCAAGGACAAAAACCCCTCACGTTCGGCGTGGCTCTTCATCTCGGCGATATGCTGTGGGGGAATATCGGGACGGCCGACCGGCTGGATTTCACCGCCATCGGCCCTGCCGTCAATCTCGTCAGCCGGCTGGAGGGCCTCTGCCGCCCGCTCGGATGCACGGTGCTCGTCTCCGGCGCCTTTGCGGCGGAAACGACGCAGCCGCTCGATCCCCTCGGCGATCATAGCCTGCGCGGCATCGCCGCACCCTGCGCGGTGTTTACGCCGCAGCGCTAACCAACGGCACATATTCTTTATGACCGGACGACGCCGCTACAGCCCGTCGTGTTTTTTCAGCTGATCGATCGCGCTCAGTGCATCATAGGGGGACCAGCCTGCATCGACGGCGGCTTCCACCAGCTTGGTTTCCACTTCCTGCTCCAGCCGCTGATAGAGCGGCTCCAGCGCCTCCTGAACCGTCAGGATATGCTGATCGGGCGGAATGATGGTTTTACCAGATGCGGAGGATGGCATGCCCCTCTCCTTCTTGATTTGGCTTGAATTCGGCCTCTTTGATTCCGGCAGAATTGTTCCAACGCCGGGACTGCGGAAATGTTCCGGCGCAAGCCGCCATATTTTTGACGGCGACCGGAATCCTTCCGGATGGCGTTATGCATACCCGCTATTTCAAAGGGCTCTCTTCAAATCCGCATCATTTGATCTACATTTGTTCGCGTGAACCAGATCGATTCCATCCCGCGCGCCAGGACGCAAATTCTCCTGCCCCCGCCCTTCCTGCGCTGGTTTGCGGAAAAGGGCTGGCAACCGCGTGCGCATCAGCTGGAGCTTCTGTCCCGCGTCCAGAGCGGCGACAGCATGTTGCTGATCGCACCGACCGGTGCCGGCAAAACGCTGGCGGGTTTCCTTCCCTCGCTGGTTTCCCTCACTGAACGCGGAAAAATCCCGCCCGGCTCGGCCTTTACCGGCATCCACACGCTCTACATTTCGCCCCTCAAGGCGCTCGCCGTCGATATCGAGCGCAACCTGATGAAGCCGGTCGGTGACATGGGCCTGCCGATCCGCATTGAAAACCGCACCGGCGATACGCCCGCCGCCAAGCGCCAGCGCCAGAAGCTCAATCCGCCCGATATCCTTTTGACAACGCCGGAACAGGTGGCGCTGCTTCTCGCCAATGGCGAGGCCGAGCGCTTCTTCAAGGACCTGAAATATGTCGTCCTCGACGAGCTGCATTCGCTGGTCACGTCCAAGCGCGGCCATCTTCTGTCGCTCG comes from the Pararhizobium qamdonense genome and includes:
- a CDS encoding methyltransferase domain-containing protein → MMLNQLSSGDLIADRRAEYAHMLADSGDHMDAADLMTQALELAPGWAAGWFRLADYEEKSGRKEAAISALKKVLTLNPEDMFGAGLKLALLGDSEAPGQPSSLYVAQLFDDYAGRFDKALVEKLDYRVPEKLEALIAEHAGGMRFTDVADLGCGTGLFGERIRARADRLEGFDLSANMLAKAQEKGLYDHLAQADLSLPPETSGLFSGMPEHRADLVSAADVLMYLGRLDSVFVIALQLMGRAGLFAFSVEDAGVEGDFILRPSLRYAHSETYIQGLCKRFGLEIVAVSKTPIRNDGGKPVLGILFLTRKPA
- a CDS encoding YitT family protein, giving the protein MSIINALGFWNTSATRHTPVEDVQGIFSGSLVAALGLYVLASAGLLTGSTAGVAFLLHYALGINFGLAFFVLNLPFFYLSWKRLGMAFTVKTFIAIAITSVLTNLQGDVFQIANIHPAWAALLGGVLLGFGVLALYRHRASLGGVGILGIYMQERFGIRAGLVQLAIDLCVLAAAFFVTTPPVVFYSVLGAVVLNLFLTINHRSDRYIAL
- a CDS encoding carboxymuconolactone decarboxylase family protein, giving the protein MQTRFNFAKVSPAAYKAVAALEQYVQESGLERRFIHLIKLRASQINGCAYCVDMHVKESRHDGLSEQWINLLCVWRESPVYDVRERALLGWVDAVTNIAQTGAPDDVFNALKEHFSEAEITDITVAIGAINVWNRLAVSFRSQHPVDKVAKAA
- a CDS encoding RrF2 family transcriptional regulator, which gives rise to MKLGDGVEQAIHSVAMLSGLSEGGVLSAAAIAEFHGVSTSYLLKHLQSLSGAGILDTVPGPKGGYRLARPAQKITLLDIVLAVEGPAPAFRCNEIRQRGPNPVGNHLFSKPCNISATMLRAERVYRAELAKTTIADLGVQLAEIDDGSIAARGCAFLELHERKTAR
- a CDS encoding YitT family protein, which produces MATPAKSAFAALMNSSAERHSIADDAQGVISGSMLCVLGITLFSSAGLLTGGTPGIAFLVHYATGFSFGACFFAVNLPFYYLAFRRMGLAFTVKTFIAVAMTSAMSEVLPRALGITQIDPLIGALFGGLVVGAGLLALFRHRASLGGIGILALYLQDRFGWRAGFTQLGFDGAIVACSFFLASPFIIACSIAGAVVMNVTLAMNHRKDRYIAM
- a CDS encoding SRPBCC family protein; the protein is MTETLHSEIQIAAPQATVFAFLTDPDKILRWMGTSATIEPHPGGIYLLSMNDRQTARGQFTEVIPVHRLAYSFGWEGHDTVPPESGLIEIDLIEKDGGTLVRLTHSGLPDEKERANHAKGWAHYLRRMSIAAAGDDPGPDSMNG
- a CDS encoding adenylate/guanylate cyclase domain-containing protein, whose product is MQLPSALSFLADAAIDMPDGDAFLTALAARLVADGLPLTGGALTQAAPHPVIERRIWLWRADTGRVIEALGLTGAFGPAAVQPADIGRSDIAKTDIAGADSARTDIGKRTDIAQTWLAGLGTPSIQEEAAGGATLAWSANRPFTPDEADLLREVARFAAAPLAVLAARSTLSALLTTYLGRRSAAQVLAGRLRRDPGETIRAALLFADLRGFTELSETTDAKEVIAALDAWFDRVAGAVHAFGGEVLKFIGDGVLAIFPVGERGATAACDAALRAVSSARAGMDHLDKVRSAQGQKPLTFGVALHLGDMLWGNIGTADRLDFTAIGPAVNLVSRLEGLCRPLGCTVLVSGAFAAETTQPLDPLGDHSLRGIAAPCAVFTPQR